The following coding sequences lie in one Chanos chanos chromosome 4, fChaCha1.1, whole genome shotgun sequence genomic window:
- the ralbb gene encoding v-ral simian leukemia viral oncogene homolog Bb (ras related), protein MAANKSKTQSSLALHKVIMVGSGGVGKSALTLQFMYDEFVEDYEPTKADSYRKKVVLDGEEVQIDILDTAGQEDYAAIRDNYFRSGEGFLLVFSITESESFSSTLEFREQILRVKAEEDKIPLLLVGNKSDLEDRRQVSLDEARARAEEWGVQYVETSAKTRANVDKVFFDLMREVRAKKMSENKDKKEKKSGKSKKSFKERCTLL, encoded by the exons ATGGCAGCCAATAAGAGTAAGACACAGAGTTCCCTGGCCCTGCACAAAGTCATCATGGTTGGCAGTGGAGGAGTAGGGAAATCAGCCCTCACCCTGCAGTTCATGTATGACGAG TTTGTAGAGGATTATGAGCCCACAAAGGCAGACAGCTACAGGAAGAAGGTGGTGTTGGATGGAGAAGAGGTTCAGATCGATATCCTGGACACGGCTGGACAGGAAGACTACGCCGCCATCAGGGACAACTACTTCCGCAGTGGGGAGGGCTTTCTGCTGGTCTTCTCCATCACTGAGTCCGAGTCCTTCAGTTCAACATTAGAGTTCAG AGAGCAGATCTTGCGGGTGAAAGCTGAGGAGGACAAGATTCCTCTGTTGCTGGTGGGGAATAAATCAGACCTGGAAGACCGCAGGCAGGTGTCCCTGGATGAGGCGCGGGCACGAGCGGAAGAGTGGGGTGTACAGTATGTGGAAACCTCTGCTAAAACACGAGCCAATGTGGACAAG gtgTTCTTTGATTTGATGAGAGAAGTACGAGCAAAAAAGATGTCagaaaacaaggacaaaaaagagaagaagagtggAAAAAGCAAGAAGAGCTTCAAGGAGCGATGCACTCTTCTCTGA
- the ldb1b gene encoding LIM domain-binding protein 1b isoform X4, with amino-acid sequence MLDRDVGPTPMYPPTYLEPGIGRHTPYGNQTDYRIFELNKRLQSWSEECDNVWWDAFTTEFFEDDAMLTITFCLEDGPKRYTIGRTLIPRYFRSIFEGGATELYYVLKHPKESFHNNFVSLDCDQCTMVTQNGKPMFTQVCVEGRLYLEFMFDDMMRIKTWHFSIRQHRELIPRSILAMHAQDPQMLDQLSKNITRCGLSNSTLNYLRLCVILEPMQELMSRHKTYSLSPRDCLKTCLFQKWQRMVAPPAEPARQAPNKRRKRKMSGGSTMSAGGASNNNSNNKKKSPASSFPLSSQVPDVMVVGEPTLMGGEFGDEDERLITRLENTQFDAANGIDDEDSFNNSPALGANSPWNNKAPSSQESKSDNPTSQASQ; translated from the exons ATGCTGGACAGAGACGTGGG CCCAACGCCCATGTATCCCCCCACATACTTGGAGCCAGGCATAGG AAGACACACACCGTATGGGAACCAGACAGACTACAGGATATTTGAGCTCAACAAACGGCTACAGAGCTGGTCAGAG gagtGTGATAATGTGTGGTGGGATGCCTTTACCACAGAGTTTTTTGAGGATGACGCCATGCTTACAATCACATTCTGCCTGGAGGACGGCCCCAAACGCTACA CGATTGGCAGGACATTGATTCCACGGTATTTCCGGAGTATATTTGAAGGGGGGGCCACTGAATTGTACTACGTGCTGAAGCATCCTAAGGAGTCCTTCCACAATAACTTTGTGTCTCTGGACTGTGACCAGTGTACGATGGTCACTCAAAATGGAAAACCCATGTTCACACAG gtgtgtgtggagggtcgTCTGTATCTGGAGTTTATGTTTGATGATATGATGCGGATAAAGACGTGGCATTTCAgcatcagacaacacagagaactCATCCCCCGCAGTATCCTGGCCATGCAT GCCCAGGATCCACAGATGCTGGATCAGCTGTCTAAGAACATCACGAGATGCGGCCTCTCGAACTCCACTCTCAACTACCTCCGA ctgtgtgttatattggAGCCCATGCAGGAGCTGATGTCCAGGCATAAGACTTACAGCCTGAGCCCCAGGGACTGTCTCAAGACCTGTTTGTTTCAGAAGTGGCAGAGAATGGTTGCTCCACCAG cGGAGCCGGCGAGGCAGGCGCCCAATAAGAGACGGAAGCGTAAGATGTCGGGTGGCAGCACTATGAGTGCAGGCGGTGCTtccaacaataacagcaacaacaagaagaaaagCCCGGCAAGCAGCTTCCCTCTGTCCAGCCAAGTACCC GATGTGATGGTTGTAGGAGAGCCCACTCTGATGGGCGGGGAGTTTGGGGACGAGGACGAGCGTTTGATCACACGGCTGGAGAACACGCAGTTCGACGCTGCAAACGGCATCGACGACGAAGACAGCTTCAATAACTCGCCCGCGCTGGGCGCCAACAGTCCCTGGAACAACAAAGCGCCCTCCAGCCAGGAGAGCAAGAGCGACAACCCCACCTCGCAGGCCTCACAGTGA
- the ldb1b gene encoding LIM domain-binding protein 1b isoform X3 yields MADQLETAGCSSKSFKLYSPKEPPNGSAFPPFHPGTMLDRDVGPTPMYPPTYLEPGIGRHTPYGNQTDYRIFELNKRLQSWSEECDNVWWDAFTTEFFEDDAMLTITFCLEDGPKRYTIGRTLIPRYFRSIFEGGATELYYVLKHPKESFHNNFVSLDCDQCTMVTQNGKPMFTQVCVEGRLYLEFMFDDMMRIKTWHFSIRQHRELIPRSILAMHAQDPQMLDQLSKNITRCGLSNSTLNYLRLCVILEPMQELMSRHKTYSLSPRDCLKTCLFQKWQRMVAPPAEPARQAPNKRRKRKMSGGSTMSAGGASNNNSNNKKKSPASSFPLSSQVPDVMVVGEPTLMGGEFGDEDERLITRLENTQFDAANGIDDEDSFNNSPALGANSPWNNKAPSSQESKSDNPTSQASQ; encoded by the exons ATGGCTGACCAGCTGGAGACGGCAG gctgttcCTCCAAGTCATTCAAGCTGTACTCCCCAAAGGAGCCCCCCAACGGCAGCGCCTTCCCCCCTTTCCACCCCGGCACCATGCTGGACAGAGACGTGGG CCCAACGCCCATGTATCCCCCCACATACTTGGAGCCAGGCATAGG AAGACACACACCGTATGGGAACCAGACAGACTACAGGATATTTGAGCTCAACAAACGGCTACAGAGCTGGTCAGAG gagtGTGATAATGTGTGGTGGGATGCCTTTACCACAGAGTTTTTTGAGGATGACGCCATGCTTACAATCACATTCTGCCTGGAGGACGGCCCCAAACGCTACA CGATTGGCAGGACATTGATTCCACGGTATTTCCGGAGTATATTTGAAGGGGGGGCCACTGAATTGTACTACGTGCTGAAGCATCCTAAGGAGTCCTTCCACAATAACTTTGTGTCTCTGGACTGTGACCAGTGTACGATGGTCACTCAAAATGGAAAACCCATGTTCACACAG gtgtgtgtggagggtcgTCTGTATCTGGAGTTTATGTTTGATGATATGATGCGGATAAAGACGTGGCATTTCAgcatcagacaacacagagaactCATCCCCCGCAGTATCCTGGCCATGCAT GCCCAGGATCCACAGATGCTGGATCAGCTGTCTAAGAACATCACGAGATGCGGCCTCTCGAACTCCACTCTCAACTACCTCCGA ctgtgtgttatattggAGCCCATGCAGGAGCTGATGTCCAGGCATAAGACTTACAGCCTGAGCCCCAGGGACTGTCTCAAGACCTGTTTGTTTCAGAAGTGGCAGAGAATGGTTGCTCCACCAG cGGAGCCGGCGAGGCAGGCGCCCAATAAGAGACGGAAGCGTAAGATGTCGGGTGGCAGCACTATGAGTGCAGGCGGTGCTtccaacaataacagcaacaacaagaagaaaagCCCGGCAAGCAGCTTCCCTCTGTCCAGCCAAGTACCC GATGTGATGGTTGTAGGAGAGCCCACTCTGATGGGCGGGGAGTTTGGGGACGAGGACGAGCGTTTGATCACACGGCTGGAGAACACGCAGTTCGACGCTGCAAACGGCATCGACGACGAAGACAGCTTCAATAACTCGCCCGCGCTGGGCGCCAACAGTCCCTGGAACAACAAAGCGCCCTCCAGCCAGGAGAGCAAGAGCGACAACCCCACCTCGCAGGCCTCACAGTGA
- the ldb1b gene encoding LIM domain-binding protein 1b isoform X2 has product MSVGGCACPGCSSKSFKLYSPKEPPNGSAFPPFHPGTMLDRDVGPTPMYPPTYLEPGIGRHTPYGNQTDYRIFELNKRLQSWSEECDNVWWDAFTTEFFEDDAMLTITFCLEDGPKRYTIGRTLIPRYFRSIFEGGATELYYVLKHPKESFHNNFVSLDCDQCTMVTQNGKPMFTQVCVEGRLYLEFMFDDMMRIKTWHFSIRQHRELIPRSILAMHAQDPQMLDQLSKNITRCGLSNSTLNYLRLCVILEPMQELMSRHKTYSLSPRDCLKTCLFQKWQRMVAPPAEPARQAPNKRRKRKMSGGSTMSAGGASNNNSNNKKKSPASSFPLSSQVPDVMVVGEPTLMGGEFGDEDERLITRLENTQFDAANGIDDEDSFNNSPALGANSPWNNKAPSSQESKSDNPTSQASQ; this is encoded by the exons ATGTCCGTGGGAGGCTGTGCGTGTCCAG gctgttcCTCCAAGTCATTCAAGCTGTACTCCCCAAAGGAGCCCCCCAACGGCAGCGCCTTCCCCCCTTTCCACCCCGGCACCATGCTGGACAGAGACGTGGG CCCAACGCCCATGTATCCCCCCACATACTTGGAGCCAGGCATAGG AAGACACACACCGTATGGGAACCAGACAGACTACAGGATATTTGAGCTCAACAAACGGCTACAGAGCTGGTCAGAG gagtGTGATAATGTGTGGTGGGATGCCTTTACCACAGAGTTTTTTGAGGATGACGCCATGCTTACAATCACATTCTGCCTGGAGGACGGCCCCAAACGCTACA CGATTGGCAGGACATTGATTCCACGGTATTTCCGGAGTATATTTGAAGGGGGGGCCACTGAATTGTACTACGTGCTGAAGCATCCTAAGGAGTCCTTCCACAATAACTTTGTGTCTCTGGACTGTGACCAGTGTACGATGGTCACTCAAAATGGAAAACCCATGTTCACACAG gtgtgtgtggagggtcgTCTGTATCTGGAGTTTATGTTTGATGATATGATGCGGATAAAGACGTGGCATTTCAgcatcagacaacacagagaactCATCCCCCGCAGTATCCTGGCCATGCAT GCCCAGGATCCACAGATGCTGGATCAGCTGTCTAAGAACATCACGAGATGCGGCCTCTCGAACTCCACTCTCAACTACCTCCGA ctgtgtgttatattggAGCCCATGCAGGAGCTGATGTCCAGGCATAAGACTTACAGCCTGAGCCCCAGGGACTGTCTCAAGACCTGTTTGTTTCAGAAGTGGCAGAGAATGGTTGCTCCACCAG cGGAGCCGGCGAGGCAGGCGCCCAATAAGAGACGGAAGCGTAAGATGTCGGGTGGCAGCACTATGAGTGCAGGCGGTGCTtccaacaataacagcaacaacaagaagaaaagCCCGGCAAGCAGCTTCCCTCTGTCCAGCCAAGTACCC GATGTGATGGTTGTAGGAGAGCCCACTCTGATGGGCGGGGAGTTTGGGGACGAGGACGAGCGTTTGATCACACGGCTGGAGAACACGCAGTTCGACGCTGCAAACGGCATCGACGACGAAGACAGCTTCAATAACTCGCCCGCGCTGGGCGCCAACAGTCCCTGGAACAACAAAGCGCCCTCCAGCCAGGAGAGCAAGAGCGACAACCCCACCTCGCAGGCCTCACAGTGA
- the ldb1b gene encoding LIM domain-binding protein 1b isoform X1 — MPALETKGLTGSVRRTTAGFRLWRGPCINITSTDCFTCRLFNRCSSKSFKLYSPKEPPNGSAFPPFHPGTMLDRDVGPTPMYPPTYLEPGIGRHTPYGNQTDYRIFELNKRLQSWSEECDNVWWDAFTTEFFEDDAMLTITFCLEDGPKRYTIGRTLIPRYFRSIFEGGATELYYVLKHPKESFHNNFVSLDCDQCTMVTQNGKPMFTQVCVEGRLYLEFMFDDMMRIKTWHFSIRQHRELIPRSILAMHAQDPQMLDQLSKNITRCGLSNSTLNYLRLCVILEPMQELMSRHKTYSLSPRDCLKTCLFQKWQRMVAPPAEPARQAPNKRRKRKMSGGSTMSAGGASNNNSNNKKKSPASSFPLSSQVPDVMVVGEPTLMGGEFGDEDERLITRLENTQFDAANGIDDEDSFNNSPALGANSPWNNKAPSSQESKSDNPTSQASQ; from the exons ATGCCTGCCCTGGAAACAAAGGGCTTAACGGGGTCTGTTCGCAGGACCACAGCGGGCTTTCGCCTCTGGAGAGGGCCTTGTATTAATATAACTTCAACGGACTGCTTTACGTGCCGTCTTTTCAATC gctgttcCTCCAAGTCATTCAAGCTGTACTCCCCAAAGGAGCCCCCCAACGGCAGCGCCTTCCCCCCTTTCCACCCCGGCACCATGCTGGACAGAGACGTGGG CCCAACGCCCATGTATCCCCCCACATACTTGGAGCCAGGCATAGG AAGACACACACCGTATGGGAACCAGACAGACTACAGGATATTTGAGCTCAACAAACGGCTACAGAGCTGGTCAGAG gagtGTGATAATGTGTGGTGGGATGCCTTTACCACAGAGTTTTTTGAGGATGACGCCATGCTTACAATCACATTCTGCCTGGAGGACGGCCCCAAACGCTACA CGATTGGCAGGACATTGATTCCACGGTATTTCCGGAGTATATTTGAAGGGGGGGCCACTGAATTGTACTACGTGCTGAAGCATCCTAAGGAGTCCTTCCACAATAACTTTGTGTCTCTGGACTGTGACCAGTGTACGATGGTCACTCAAAATGGAAAACCCATGTTCACACAG gtgtgtgtggagggtcgTCTGTATCTGGAGTTTATGTTTGATGATATGATGCGGATAAAGACGTGGCATTTCAgcatcagacaacacagagaactCATCCCCCGCAGTATCCTGGCCATGCAT GCCCAGGATCCACAGATGCTGGATCAGCTGTCTAAGAACATCACGAGATGCGGCCTCTCGAACTCCACTCTCAACTACCTCCGA ctgtgtgttatattggAGCCCATGCAGGAGCTGATGTCCAGGCATAAGACTTACAGCCTGAGCCCCAGGGACTGTCTCAAGACCTGTTTGTTTCAGAAGTGGCAGAGAATGGTTGCTCCACCAG cGGAGCCGGCGAGGCAGGCGCCCAATAAGAGACGGAAGCGTAAGATGTCGGGTGGCAGCACTATGAGTGCAGGCGGTGCTtccaacaataacagcaacaacaagaagaaaagCCCGGCAAGCAGCTTCCCTCTGTCCAGCCAAGTACCC GATGTGATGGTTGTAGGAGAGCCCACTCTGATGGGCGGGGAGTTTGGGGACGAGGACGAGCGTTTGATCACACGGCTGGAGAACACGCAGTTCGACGCTGCAAACGGCATCGACGACGAAGACAGCTTCAATAACTCGCCCGCGCTGGGCGCCAACAGTCCCTGGAACAACAAAGCGCCCTCCAGCCAGGAGAGCAAGAGCGACAACCCCACCTCGCAGGCCTCACAGTGA